From the Armatimonadota bacterium genome, the window CTGCTTCCATGCTCAACAATTTGCGTCAATGGCGCAATCTCTGCGACTATGGTGCCAATGTTTCCAACCTCTCTTCCCTCGCGCAAAACGCTCTTAACTATGCCGAAAAGGTGATAAAAGCCTGCAAGGGATAGTTCTCCTATTTGCCCGTGACTTCCGGTCGCCGGGTGGTCTACAACAACATTGAGCCTTGACAGAGTACTACTCTATCCCTACTCCAGCTCATATTGACTCATGCCCTATGTTGGGGCTACAATGAAGAGCAACACTTTCGCGGGAGGACCTTCGCCATGAGCCAGATACGACGGGCACTGCTCAGCGTTTCGGATAAAACGGGCATCGTGTCGTTCGCCCAAGCGCTGAGCGAAATGGGTGTGCAGATTATCTCCACAGGTGGAACCGCACGCACCCTGCAGCAAGCAGGTATCCCCGTCACCCCGGTGGAACAGGTCACCGGCTTTCCCGAGATGATGGAAGGGCGAGTAAAGACTCTGCACCCTGCCATCCACGCAGGCATCCTTGCCGATCGCCGCAAGCCCGAACATCTACAGGCTCTGCAAGCGGCAGGTATCGAGCCGATTGACCTCGTGTGCGTGAACCTGTACCCCTTCGAAAGCACGGTCACCCGTCCTGGTACCACGCTAGACGAGGCGATGGAGAATATCGATATCGGTGGTCCCACGATGGTGCGCGCCGCCGCCAAAAACCATGAGAGCGTAGCCGTCGTGGTAGACCCCGCCGACTATGAGCCTATCATTGAAGAGATGCGGGCAAGCGCAGGCACAATCAGCCTGGAGACGCGGCGCCGGCTGGCAGCAAAGGCGTTTGCGCATACTGCCTTTTATGACGCGCAGATCGCAGCATACCTGCGACAACAGTTCACTGCCGAAACCCTCTTCCCGCAAGAGTTTACTGTCGCCCTGCGCAAGGTACAGGAGCTGCGCTATGGCGAGAACCCTCACCAGAAGGCGGCGTTCTATCGCATACCCGGCTTCACCGAGCCCAGCATCGCCACAGCACGACAGATACACGGCAAAGAGCTCTCCTACAACAACCTGCTGGACTGCGACGCCGCGCTGGAGCTGGTGAAGGAGTTCGCCAACGACCGACCCGCCTGCGTCATCATCAAACACACGAACCCCTGCGGCGTGGCGATAGCGGATACCCTGCCTGAAGCGGTGGAGCGTGCCCGCATGGCAGACCCCGTTTCCGCCTTCGGAGGCATCATGGCGCTGAATCGCCCCGTAGATACTGCCACCGCAGAGAAGATTACCGCGCCCAATACCTTTTTCGAGTGCGTCATCGCGCCCGGATTCGCAGAAGAGGCCTTGCCCATTCTTACCGAGAAGAAAAAGTGGGGAGCGAACCTGCGCCTGCTGGAAGTGGGGGAACTCACGCCGCCGCGGGACGGAGTGATTCTGCGTGGGCTGACGGGAAGCGTGCTGGTGCAGACACGCGACGTGCAACTGCTCCAGACACGGACAGATCTGGGACAGGAACAACCCGGAACATACAACCTGCGCGACCTGAAGCGTGAGGCGATCACAGTGGTGACCCAGCGCCAACCCACCGATGAAGAGCTGGAGCAACTGGTTTTCGCATGGAAGGTGGTCAAGCACGTGAAGTCCAACGCGATTGTACTGGCGAAGGACTGGGTGATTGTGGGCGTTGGCGCGGGGCAGATGAACCGCGTGCAGTCGGTGAGGTTGGCGTGTGAGGCGGCGGGCGAGCGATCGAAAGGTGCAGTGCTGGCATCGGATGCCTTCTTCCCCTTCCCCGATAACGTAGAGGCAGCGGCTATCGCCGGAGTGACCGCTATCATCCAGCCTGGCGGCTCGGTGAAGGACCATGAGGTTATCGCTGCAGCAGACAGGCTGGGATTGGCGATGGTCTTCACCGGCATGCGTCACTTCCGGCACTGAGATGGAACCACTGAGCCTGCTGACCGTTTTTGCAGCTTCGGTGTTGGCGGGGGTACTGGGCGCGCTGTTGGGGCTGGGCGGAGGCATTATTCTGGTGCCCGCGCTGGTGCTATTGCTACACGTGCCAGAAAAAGCGGCAGTGGCTACCAGCTTGCTGGGCGTTATCGCCACATCGGTCACCGCCAGCACCTCGCACCTGCGCCACCGTTACACCAACATCCCGCTGGCGATGTGGCTGGAAAGCGCCACGATACTGGGAGCGCTGGTGGGCAGTATGCTCTTCCGGCTCCTAAGCGCGCGGTGGCTTGCCCTGCTGTTCGGGTTGCTGCAGGGGTATGTGGCGTGGACATTGAGCAGGCGACCGCCCGAACCGGGTGCACAAGAAGTGGCTGTAGAAGATGCCAACGGCGCAAGCGCATGTTATGTAGACCATGCCACGGGTAAAACAGTTTGCTACACGCCCACGCGTATGGCGGTTGGATGGGGGTTCAGCTTGCTAGCGGGCATCATTTCTGCTCTGCTGGGGGTTGGCGGAGGGTTGATTAAAGTGCCAGTGATGAACCTGCTGATGAACGTACCGCTTAAAGCGGCAGCAGCCACCAGCTCGTTCATGATCGGTATCACCGGTAGCGTGAGCGCAGCCATTTATCTGCTGCACGGCTACGTAGACCCCACGCTGGCAGCTCCTTCCGTGCTGGGGGTGATGGCAGGAGCGCATCTGGGCGCAGTGTTATCTAGAAGGATGCGCTCGCGCGTGTTGCGCAACGTACTGATTGTATTATTGGTAGTTAGCGCTGTGCGTATGGTGTGGCGCGCACTATAGACCGTTGCTTAATCTTGACTAAAATGATATAATCAGTTACAAAACCAAGAGGAGGTACCCTGATGGCGTTTGGACCCAACGAAGCAGAATTACATTTTGACACCCTGGCGGTGCACGGCGGACAGCAGCCCGATCCCACTACCCTGGCGCGAGCCGTGCCTATCTACCAGACGACGTCCTACCTGTTCACCGACGCCGACCACGCAGCGCGTCTGTTCGCCCTTGAGGAGTTCGGCAATATCTACACCCGTATCATGAACCCTACAGTGGACGTGTTTGAAAAGCGTATGGCGCTGTTGGAAGGCGGAGTAGGTGCGCTGGCGACCTCTTCAGGACAAGCTGCCGAGACGTTGGCAATCTTGACCATCCTGAAGGCGGGCGACGAAGTGGTCTCCGCGAACAGTCTGTACGGCGGAACCTACAACCTGTTCCGCCACACCCTGCCCAAGATGGGTATCACGGTGCGTTTCGTCGACCCGATCGACCCCAACAACTTCCGCAAGGCGTTGACGCCCAGGACCAAACTCTTCTATGCGGAAATGGTGGGTAACCCCAAGCTGGACACGCTAGACGTGGAAGCAGTAGCGAACATCGCACACGAGGCGGGTATTCCGCTGATGGTGGACAACACGATGCCTACCCCTGCGCTGAT encodes:
- the purH gene encoding bifunctional purine biosynthesis protein PurH: MSQIRRALLSVSDKTGIVSFAQALSEMGVQIISTGGTARTLQQAGIPVTPVEQVTGFPEMMEGRVKTLHPAIHAGILADRRKPEHLQALQAAGIEPIDLVCVNLYPFESTVTRPGTTLDEAMENIDIGGPTMVRAAAKNHESVAVVVDPADYEPIIEEMRASAGTISLETRRRLAAKAFAHTAFYDAQIAAYLRQQFTAETLFPQEFTVALRKVQELRYGENPHQKAAFYRIPGFTEPSIATARQIHGKELSYNNLLDCDAALELVKEFANDRPACVIIKHTNPCGVAIADTLPEAVERARMADPVSAFGGIMALNRPVDTATAEKITAPNTFFECVIAPGFAEEALPILTEKKKWGANLRLLEVGELTPPRDGVILRGLTGSVLVQTRDVQLLQTRTDLGQEQPGTYNLRDLKREAITVVTQRQPTDEELEQLVFAWKVVKHVKSNAIVLAKDWVIVGVGAGQMNRVQSVRLACEAAGERSKGAVLASDAFFPFPDNVEAAAIAGVTAIIQPGGSVKDHEVIAAADRLGLAMVFTGMRHFRH
- a CDS encoding UPF0721 transmembrane protein → MEPLSLLTVFAASVLAGVLGALLGLGGGIILVPALVLLLHVPEKAAVATSLLGVIATSVTASTSHLRHRYTNIPLAMWLESATILGALVGSMLFRLLSARWLALLFGLLQGYVAWTLSRRPPEPGAQEVAVEDANGASACYVDHATGKTVCYTPTRMAVGWGFSLLAGIISALLGVGGGLIKVPVMNLLMNVPLKAAAATSSFMIGITGSVSAAIYLLHGYVDPTLAAPSVLGVMAGAHLGAVLSRRMRSRVLRNVLIVLLVVSAVRMVWRAL